A genome region from Vanessa cardui chromosome 24, ilVanCard2.1, whole genome shotgun sequence includes the following:
- the LOC124539979 gene encoding mediator of RNA polymerase II transcription subunit 25-like isoform X2 → MVVNAPESPIQAEVIFVVEATSANSAYISELKTNYIIPTLEYFHGGAIEEGVGSGSVYGIVTYQAADCHPDLPVSTYGPFTCPQNVVDTIDKLQFIGGHAESRACVTEGLTAALACLEDLGRSDIPLHVILLCCSPPYSAYTGGLVPPGAPATVEQAAKLIGERGAHLSVAAAKKLPALLALYEHAGGELHAAQQRNYAKDPRHLVLLRGYSLKERPPSPAPPPPVPEVQPEVYSQNRPPVPQQRAPPAQFQRSTIGPVRNNWLAPPRQAPYANSALLTQLSQPSYPPPPTQVQSNMQRLQGIQAGPSSAGAFAAAPAQRTYIWSGVLEWMEKGKTPGDQKVTRHLPCQVSANSKDAEPELKVDTWPNKLVMQLMHKQLISNIGGQYLKDSKSVLFHLQQNEALEALTKIMVNGFAGCVHFSPTTSPPQCDIKVLILLYTPDKKAYLGFIPNNQATFVDRLRKVIQQQKMNKQMPTPTAMAGGQNIGTGNMQPGMGMGSGGGMAGSMSAMPSISNQQNQQHQQGMMMSSNMGTPVGQVNQGQISQVSQVGQAGQVGQVGGKGPRGAPLDGLEAARQQNLEKIQHLQQTLEAAHQQEAQFKSQMDIMSHLHAAQQQEQHYKQLEEQQRKAQLQAQLQQLRGAGARLVRPLLPANPGLRHLLQQQPQYRPGGGAVRPNSQTQQYDEMSNYNDFI, encoded by the exons ATGGTCGTCAACGCGCCAGAGTCTCCAATACAGGCTGAAGTGATTTTTGTTGTTGAAGCAACTTCGGCTAACAGCGCGTACATAAGTGAATTGAAAACGAATTATATTATACCAACACTAGA ataCTTCCATGGTGGAGCAATAGAGGAGGGAGTGGGTAGTGGTTCAGTATATGGTATAGTCACTTACCAGGCGGCAGACTGTCATCCAGACCTACCCGTCTCGACATACGGCCCCTTCACATGCCCACAGAATGTTGTGGACACCATTGATAAATTACA GTTTATAGGAGGTCATGCAGAGAGCAGAGCATGTGTCACAGAGGGGCTAACAGCAGCCCTGGCATGTTTAGAAGACCTTGGCCGTTCGGATATCCCTCTACATGTGATACTATTATGTTGTTCACCACCATATTCAGCATATACAGGAGGGTTAGTGCCACCTG GAGCTCCAGCGACAGTGGAACAAGCTGCGAAACTAATCGGTGAGCGTGGCGCTCACTTGTCTGTCGCTGCAGCCAAGAAGCTGCCCGCTTTACTGGCGCTTTACGAACATGCTGGAGGAGAACTGCATGCTGCCCAACAGAGAAATTATGCTAAG GACCCTCGACATCTAGTTTTACTCCGTGGTTACAGTCTGAAAGAACGGCCTCCAAGCCCAGCACCACCACCTCCAGTGCCTGAAGTGCAGCCTGAAGTGTATAG TCAAAATCGTCCACCGGTACCACAGCAACGAGCCCCACCAGCACAGTTCCAACGTAGTACAATTGGTCCAGTGAGAAACAACTGGCTGGCCCCCCCTCGCCAGGCCCCCTACGCTAATTCCGCATTACTGACACAACTGTCGCAGCCCTCCTATCCTCCACCTCCCACACAGGTGCAG TCCAACATGCAGCGGCTGCAGGGCATCCAGGCGGGCCCGTCGTCGGCGGGCGCGTTCGCGGCGGCGCCCGCGCAGCGCACCTACATCTGGAGCGGCGTGCTCGAGTGGATGGAGAAGGGGAAGACGCCCGGGGACCAGAAGGTCACCAGGCATCTGCCGTGTCAG GTATCCGCAAATTCCAAAGATGCAGAACCAGAGCTGAAAGTGGACACCTGGCCCAATAAGCTAGTGATGCAGCTGATGCACAAACAGCTGATCAGCAACATCGGCGGTCAGTACCTGAAGGACAGCAAGTCGGTGCTGTTCCACCTGCAGCAGAACGAGGCGCTGGAAGCTCTCACCAAAATCATGGTTAATGGATTC GCTGGATGTGTACATTTCTCTCCAACTACATCACCCCCCCAATGCGACATCAAGGTGTTGATCCTTCTGTATACTCCAGACAAGAAGGCCTACCTCGGCTTCATACCCAACAACCAGGCCACGTTCGTCGATAGATTACGGAAG GTAATTCAGCAGCAGAAGATGAATAAGCAGATGCCGACTCCAACTGCCATGGCCG GTGGCCAAAATATAGGTACCGGTAATATGCAACCCGGAATGGGCATGGGCAGTGGAGGGGGGATGGCCGGCTCGATGTCGGCCATGCCCTCGATATCCAACCAACAGAATCAGCAACATCAGCAG GGTATGATGATGAGCAGCAACATGGGTACTCCAGTTGGCCAAGTTAACCAGGGACAGATAAGTCAAGTAAGTCAAGTCGGGCAGGCCGGCCAAGTGGGCCAAGTGGGGGGAAAGGGTCCTCGCGGTGCACCTCTGGACGGGCTGGAGGCCGCCCGCCAACAAAATCTTGAGAAGATCCAACACTTGCAGCAGACCCTGGAGGCGGCGCACCAGCAGGAGGCGCAGTTCAAGTCGCAGATGGACATAATGTCGCACCTGCACGCCGCGCAGCAGCAGGAGCAGCACTACAAGCAGCTCGAG GAGCAGCAGCGCAAGGCGCAGCTGCAGGCGCAGCTGCAGCAGCTGCGCGGCGCCGGCGCGCGCCTCGTGCGCCCGCTGCTGCCCGCCAACCCGGGCCTGAGGCATCTGCTGCAGCAG CAGCCGCAGTACCGTCCGGGCGGCGGCGCTGTGCGGCCGAACTCGCAAACGCAGCAGTATGACGAAATGTCTAATTACAatgattttatatga